One stretch of Streptomyces sp. NBC_01363 DNA includes these proteins:
- a CDS encoding ABC-F family ATP-binding cassette domain-containing protein, translating to MAVNLVNVEQVSKVYGTRALLDGVSLGVSEGDRIGVVGRNGDGKTTLIRMLARLEEADSGRVTHNGGLRLGVLTQHDSLDPQATIRHEVIGDLADHEWAGSAKIRDVLTGLFGGLALPGFEHGLDTVIAPLSGGERRRIALAKLLIAEQDLIVLDEPTNHLDVEGISWLAGHLRARRSALVCVTHDRWFLDQVCTRMWDVQRGTVHEYEGGYSDYVFARAERERIAATEESKRQNLMRKELAWLRRGAPARTSKPRYRIEAANELIADVPPPRDTSELMKFANARLGKTVFDLEDVTVQAGPKTLLTHLTWQLGPGDRIGLVGVNGAGKTSLLRALAEAARTQGEEQPAAGKVVVGKTVRLAYLSQEVHELNPNLRVLEAVQQVRDRVDLGKGREMTAGQLCEQFGFSKEKQWTPVGDLSGGERRRLQILRLLMDEPNVLFLDEPTNDLDIETLTQLEDLLDGWPGSMIVISHDRFFIERTTDRVMALLGDRTLRMLPRGIDEYLERRQRMEEAATPSAAPAAAKEHAAPAAAVSPQAARAAKKELQKVERQLDKMSTRETTLHAQIAEHATDFEKVAKLDAELRELVAERDELEMRWLELAEDA from the coding sequence ATGGCCGTCAATCTGGTCAATGTCGAGCAGGTCAGCAAGGTGTACGGCACCCGTGCCCTGCTCGACGGAGTGTCCCTCGGGGTGTCCGAGGGAGACCGGATCGGTGTCGTGGGCCGCAACGGCGACGGCAAGACGACGCTCATCCGGATGCTCGCCCGGCTGGAGGAGGCGGACAGCGGACGCGTCACCCACAACGGCGGGCTGCGGCTCGGCGTCCTCACCCAGCACGACTCGCTCGACCCCCAGGCGACCATCCGCCACGAGGTGATCGGCGACCTCGCCGACCACGAGTGGGCGGGCAGCGCCAAGATCCGCGACGTCCTCACCGGGCTCTTCGGCGGGCTCGCCCTGCCGGGCTTCGAGCACGGCCTGGACACCGTCATCGCCCCGCTCTCCGGCGGCGAGCGGCGCCGGATCGCGCTGGCCAAGCTGCTCATTGCCGAGCAGGACCTGATCGTCCTCGACGAGCCCACCAACCACCTCGACGTCGAGGGCATCTCCTGGCTGGCCGGACATCTGCGCGCCCGCCGCTCCGCACTCGTCTGCGTCACCCACGACCGCTGGTTCCTCGACCAGGTCTGTACGCGCATGTGGGACGTCCAGCGCGGCACGGTCCACGAGTACGAGGGCGGCTACAGCGACTACGTCTTCGCACGGGCCGAGCGGGAGCGGATCGCCGCGACCGAGGAGTCCAAGCGGCAGAACCTGATGCGCAAGGAGCTGGCCTGGCTGCGCCGCGGCGCCCCGGCCCGCACCTCCAAGCCGCGCTACCGCATCGAGGCGGCCAATGAACTGATCGCCGACGTGCCGCCGCCGCGCGACACCAGCGAGCTGATGAAGTTCGCCAACGCCCGGCTCGGCAAGACCGTCTTCGACCTGGAGGACGTGACCGTCCAGGCCGGCCCCAAGACGCTGCTCACTCACCTCACCTGGCAGCTCGGCCCCGGCGACCGGATCGGCCTGGTCGGGGTCAACGGCGCGGGCAAGACCTCGCTGCTGCGGGCGCTCGCCGAGGCGGCCCGCACCCAGGGCGAGGAGCAGCCCGCGGCCGGGAAGGTCGTCGTCGGCAAGACCGTCAGGCTGGCCTACCTCTCCCAGGAGGTCCACGAGCTGAACCCGAACCTGCGGGTGCTCGAAGCGGTGCAGCAGGTACGGGACCGGGTCGACCTCGGAAAGGGCCGCGAGATGACCGCGGGCCAGCTCTGCGAGCAGTTCGGCTTCTCGAAGGAGAAGCAGTGGACCCCGGTCGGCGACCTCTCGGGCGGTGAGCGGCGCCGGCTCCAGATCCTGCGCCTGCTGATGGACGAGCCGAACGTCCTCTTCCTCGACGAGCCCACCAACGACCTCGACATCGAGACCCTGACCCAGCTGGAGGACCTCCTCGACGGCTGGCCCGGATCGATGATCGTGATCTCCCACGACCGGTTCTTCATCGAGCGGACCACGGACCGGGTGATGGCGCTGCTCGGCGACCGCACGCTGCGGATGCTGCCGCGCGGGATCGACGAGTACCTGGAGCGCAGGCAGCGGATGGAGGAGGCGGCCACGCCCTCCGCCGCACCCGCGGCGGCCAAGGAGCATGCCGCGCCGGCCGCGGCGGTCTCCCCGCAGGCGGCCCGTGCGGCGAAGAAGGAGCTCCAGAAGGTCGAGCGGCAGCTCGACAAGATGTCGACCCGGGAGACCACGCTGCACGCACAGATCGCGGAGCACGCCACGGACTTCGAGAAGGTGGCCAAGCTCGACGCGGAGCTGCGTGAACTGGTCGCCGAGCGGGACGAGTTGGAGATGCGCTGGCTGGAACTGGCCGAGGACGCCTGA